The genomic DNA TCATGAAATTTAGGTCCCATCATGTCCCCAAACCACATGCTATGAATATGGTAAATATTACTTGTGCTTTACATCATCTTGTGACAGTAGCATGATCATTGtgagcatgctgacattagcatttagctcaaagcactgctgagCATGGCTGTATACTCTCATGTGTCTCTACTCCTGCAGGATCTGTTCCTGCAACAAACTTCCTGAAACAAAGCGGCCTCCACATGGACTCCAAAGGCTTCATTACTGTCAACAAGGTATTGCTGCAAAACTTTACACAGGCTGCAAAACTTTACACAGGCTGTCAACTGCCAAGTGAAAGTGtgttttgtcacattttgttgAACTGTTGCTATAATAACTATTCTCCCAGTCGATGCAGACAAATGTTGATGGTGTCTTTGCTGGAGGAGACATGGTGACGTTTCCTTTCCCGCCACGCAACAATAAGAAGGTGAACATCCCTAACTGGCAAATGGCTCATGTGCACGGTGAGTGTGTTAAAGCTGGCTCCTGACTGCACATCTCAGGCTGTTGTAACCTGCCGTGATGATTTACatgctgtatgtttgtttttttaaggaagAGTGGCAGCTCTCAGCATGATGGACAGACCCACTGAGATTAAAACTGTGCCTTACTTCTGGTCAGCCATGTTTGGGAAAACCATACGCTATGCGGGTAAGTTTGCAGTTTAAGGAATGGTGGATCAGAGGTTGAAAAGAATCTGAAGTGCTCTGACATTAGTGactacactgccatctagttgtaaaattaaaacttaaaactgAAGCCTGAATTTGCTTTTCTGTTTACTGTTGATaaatgcatgtatgtatatCATTTCTTTTTGTGAAGGTTATGGTGATGgatttgatgatgtcattatacaAGGAGATCTGGATGAGCTCAGATTTGTGGCATTTTATACCAGGTATAGttcatttttcacaataaataaactgtaatgTATAAAGTAGATGTTATTTTCTGACTGTATTTGTGAACTAATTTTGATCTTTTATTGTGCATGTTATtgacagtttttcattttttctggtCCATCTATAGGAGTGAGGAGGTGGTTGCTGTTGCCAGCATGAACTATGATCCTATTGTGTCCCGAGTGGCAGAGGTCTTAGGGTCCGGAAAGACGATTAAGAAACGAGATGTGGAGTAAGTCTCCTTCCAAGACTTAAATCTGGTAACAGCTACAAAAGCTGTTATGTTCTTTAGGTTTCtcagggttttttcttttttttttactgtgtagaaaaacatgacaaatgttGTCACTGAAAACAGGACAACCCATGGAGCTTGTGACTTTAATCACATGGAAAGTATTATATAGGCCAACTAGTTGACTTATTGTTGCTTCTCGACAGAGTACCAGAGAGGAATAACACCAGTTATTCTGCATGTTTAATTAATGCATTCACAATTTACTTTGTGGATCATTTGTGTGGATATTACCTGGAAAAAAACAATGCTTTAGTTATTAATTATAGTGGAAATATTAGACAAATCATGTTCTGAGCCAGTATACCCACtcatttaattgtgtttttatcactCTTTAGAATGTTTAAGCATTATAAACACTTTGATTATAACAAACCATAATGTAGTTCTATGCAGATATGAGGACAGTTTTACGAGTTTATTTATGTACTTGTCAACAATTTGAACTTATTAAGCATATGTGGCACTGAATAATATCtgatataatatacagtatttcatgAATAACGGTATTTGATTACCCAGATGAACAAATCTTGTcaaatcataaaacattcatccattatcatttgttttttgcacATTATTCACAGGCAGGGTTAAACCAAtcagtcaaggcagatggttGCTTACCTTCTTCCCATTTCAAggggagttgttttttttccttgctgctgtcgtcaagtgctgctcatgggggGAATGTTGTGTCTCTGTAAATAAGATTACagagtatggtctagacctgcttctgttgtgatttggtgtcATATAAGTAATGACTATGTTTAAATGATATGTTGAGAGGGAAGGTTCATTCTTCAGCTTGcaaactcaaggtccacttaatATATTTGTTTGGCAACTTTCAGCTGAGTCTTATGGCTTTCATCATTGGTTTTAGATTGTCATGGAGAGTGAAGAAACACATCAGTGCTAATAAACACATCAATAATAGTGTTGCTCTCTAAATATTAGTTTAATTTCTTGCCTGTAGACACATTTTGGATTTTTGCGTAAAGAAATTGGTTGTAATAAATTGATTTCCCCTCTAATTAGTACCAAATCACACTCAGTCCCCAGAGAACATTAGAGTTTTCATATTGGTTCCTTTATTGCAACACTGTCATATTATTAGGGAACTATGGGACCTGAGAAAAAAAGTAGTGTCACAACATtataatgtttctgtgtttgcatTTGTCCTTCTGTGTAATTTGACTGCTGTGTTCTTCATATCTCTCGtgtcttttatttctcataatgcacacacaaatattgaAGGATGTTAGCACGACTTGGCAAGTACGGACAAATATGACCTTTTCCTGTTTACCATTTCACTCATATTGACCACTTGTGGGGAACACCTCATACACCTTAATGAATGCGTATCTGTTTGTTTCTAATTGCTGGTTTTTGTTGCAGGACTGGAGACATTTCTTGGTTGATTGACAAAGGCTCCCAATGACTTCACATCTGGAGGTTCCCAAGGACAGACCAAAAGTGAATTGGACACAATTGGACAATATGGACACTTTATGGTGCTGAGACACTGAGCAGCTAACCCggtctggacacacacacattcacacacacacactgaggacacACTTTAAGGATTGCATCTGTTTCAGACACAATTCCCTGAGGATGAAGCTTTTGTTCCTGAGAGACACTTTGAAGTCTGAATACATTGAATCACTGTGTCAGCAGGTCATTTGTGACCAAAGTTGTCATGTTCACAGCAAAGCAATACTGGATTCAGCCTTTGTGCTGCTGCAAGATGTATCTACCTGTACACTTTGTTTATAAGAAGCCAGGGATGGGCATTGACATTTTTTGTACAAATAACATTGTAAATAGCTATAATCCTGAATGCACTGTAACAAGATAAGAACATACAATTTGAACTGAATTTTTCTATGTTTTAAATAACAGAGTTGGTTGTATGCTTGCACACAGGCCTTAGATCTGCATGGTGTAACtataaaaggaaaaattaagCCCCAAAATAGAGTTTTTAATGTAGAAGCATCTGCAAACAAAGATTAAATCTTCAACAAGAAACTGGATAATCACTTGCAGCTCAACCCTGAATGCAGCTTTAACCGActaacacaccaaacacacacacacatgcagctcgTAATAAATTTGTTTTTTAGGATAAAAAATATACCTCTTCTTATTGGTTGCCTTGCTAGTAGATTACACAAATAAAATTCGAATCATATTTTGATTACACACTAGTGCTTGCACAATAGAAATACGTATTTTGTAACAAATGTCATCCCTGCAAGATTAATGCAGTAGTTGCTTGAGGTAATTTTTGATAGCCGTGAACTCCATAGGGATATTTTTTGTTACTAACTCAGGGAACTGAGGTTTGTGGCCTGGGGTTGCTGGTCCTTTTGCAGGCAGAATGAATATGTTGCTTTAATATTTTCCCAGttattattgtaatttcattttcattcagaagTGCTTGTATTGTGCTTGGGGTAAAGCAGATGCTTGAATACATCCTGGTGCGCTGAGGACCCCAATATACTTGAGCCCTGACACACTAATGTTGACAGAGtgtttcaaaaaaaagaaaaaataagcatTGTTCTTTCTCCAGAGAAGCTGGGAGTGGCATTTTTATAACTAAAACTTTGAAATAAAGTCTTCCAACAGTATCTACTCACTGCTTTACAGACAGTTTCATTATCAGTGTTTATCCATCTGTTGACtctgcatacagtatatgcttCACTTTATTAATGacgaaaacacaaaaaatagcCGGTATAGTAAAATTCAGtagaaaatgtttaatgattTTCAAGGAAGTGACACAGCATAGTTGCATGTTTACAACTGGTTTCATTCTTTGAGTCAAGATgactaaaaaaaagacatgtttcTAGACAAAGAGACTTTTTGAtttcatacaataaaaataacaaaatagataaattcacacacacacacaattcacacattcataaatgaaatatctcatttaaaagtaaagaaaatccCTACTGAAGAGGCAGCTAACTCACACATAAAATACAACCTGACAGTGTTCACAATAATATTGCAAACAGCCCAAAGAAGTTTCTTACTTTATTTGGGGTAAGATGCAGGGATGCACcgatttgatgtttttttctcccaatACCTACTGCGATACCCTAACCTCagtgtatctgtgtttttcttttcccaaATCTAAACTCTGTAAACCTCACTGTGTGGATAATTTTATGTTCTCAACCCACCGTGACTGAATGAGCATAGTTGACCGAGAAAAGACTGACTTTGATAATCACGCtgacaaaaatgtatatttttggaCTCATCTCTGAATTGTGTTAAATGATCCACTTAAAAAGGTCAGTATCGGCTTTGATACTGATCTGGTGTATCAGATCGGTGCATCCGCTGTAAACAAAGCACCTCAAAAGATACCTGCTGAGACTAATAAATATATCTACAAACACTGGAGTGAAGGCATTACATGGTGTTATTGTCTTAAAAACAGATTTGAGTTAACCAGGTCATTAAAACAATGGAtagaaacattacatttttacaacaaTCTCGATTGTGGTTTATGTAAATACTATCACATACTGATAATCTACtgcatctacacacacattCCACAACAAAACTAAAAAGGTAGGACAGACTCTTTGGAGGCAGGAGAAAATGTATACTGTAGGCAAGTTATTGGTATGAAAGTATTTCATATAATGCCCAAGTATTATTACTGCATCTGTTATTGTGGTATTGCTAACATCAGAATCACTGTAACATATTCTGTTATCTTACAAACTTCAGGAGGCTGCGAGAGGATAAAAACGACATGAAAACAACAAGGAGGATTAACAGAGAACATGTTGCTGTCAGAAAGCAGCTGATTTCTGAAgaagaaattaagaaaaagtTCACTTCTGTCTACATGTATGTGCTacaaaaatggtaaaaatgaaTTCACATTATGAAATTTGCTTTTATCAAATGACAACAATCACAGCTTATCAGCTATACTGAACAATACAGGCACTTTTTAAACTTCTGAGTAATCTTGTAACTCTTGAGATGATGGCAGTTGGCAGTGATTTCTGCTGCATGAGAGGTTAAGACAACAGGAAATCATTTGGTGGGATCATCTTTCTCCTGCCGCAGATCACCAAATGATTCATGGTGGACAAGGAGTGTCTTTTTACAAAAACCTTGGCTTTGTTTGCAATATGCTAACATACGCTCAGCTTCCCCGGAGTCAGAAGTCATATTCGGCTGCACATTGCTGGAGGTACCATTCATACAATTTACCCTGTGGAATAAAATGAACTATGTAAGATTTATAATTCTCCTGCTGaatgaaaacattcatttaaaccTACATTAATTGATTTTGTGCCGTCACCTTCGAACATGATACTGAGACTTTGTGGCAAAGAAGGTATCAGTTAACAGTCAAATTAAACCCAAAACAATTAACAGAATGATGTTAACAGAGCAGAGGAGTACTGCAGGGTAGGGTGATAACTGTTTATCACTACAAGGACTCCTTTCACAATTAACAAAGAATTTGACCCGCAGTCATTATAAAATTATCCAATATTACATCTCAAGCTGCAATAACAGCTATGTTCATTATCAAAAACATCTGCCGATTGTTTTCTCAATGAATCACTTGTTTTGCTAATAAAATGTCagttaatagaaaaaaaaatgcatgttatATTCTCCAGAACCCAAGGTCACATGTTCTAATGTCTTGTATGACCAatagtccaaaatccaaagatattcattttGGCATCATGTacatatgacaaagaaaaaactttGCTGAAATCAGCACATTTCTGGTACTTTTGCTTAAAAGAttactaaaatgattattttattatcaaataTGTAATAGCCTTGATAGCACAAAATAAGAATCTAACCTTTTTGGTTCTGACGATATCCTGGATATAGTCATTGTATTCTGACATggtcctcttctccttcttcgtCAGCGTCTTATTCCTTCGGCTGAAGAAGGAGCACATCAACATCTTCATATAGACATTTCCATGATGGTTTAGTCTGCTTATGTGTACAGaagtgtatgcatgtgtttgtgtcgagTATGTGTAAGACTTACCCTGCAAAATACTTTGCTAGGAAAAGCAGGAGGTAGCAAAACGCCCCAAAAAAGATCACAAACACTACTTGTCCATCTTCTGGTATCCAGTCCCATAAATACATCACTATTCCCTGTGAGACAGACGTTAAAGAGGCAGTCAGAGAGCTGGGACTACTACGAGAAACACTGTAGGAATGTAATCTTTACGAATGTCAGAACTTACTGAGAAGATGAGCAGCATTCGAGCCAGCCCTTCTCCCAACAGCTCTTCCACCTGCTCTTTGGAGATGGTGTTCACAATGAAActcaggatgaagaggagaggaagaaaaacgcCCAAAGCCCCGCACATGAAtgagtgaaggcggacgcttTTGTTGTAACTTGCATCAACCCTGTATGTGCACATAGAGAGGGAATCTGGTTTGGACATCACATTTAATGCAGATGATCATATGTAGTAAAAGAAGCCACCTGTCATTTTTCTGGATCTTTCAGGGTCTTTCATTAGCTTTATTAAGACCACATTAATGAGTGTTATGTAGTAAGTTGAGAGGTCAAACCTGTCCTGTTCTAATTTGCTGCTGATGGTAGAACAAATTAGGTCACAGTCTTTCTCCAACTGATCCAAAGTCTTCTGAACGGCCTGGTTGATGGTCTTCTCGATGGTCTGACACACCTTATCGATCTGGTTTACACATCGGCTCGGCTGGATGAGACAAAGCCTCATAAGTGCATCAGTTTTGGATTTATAGCTCAAACATCATTTGCATCTCTGACAGGAAAGATGGGAAACTTCCATGACAAATCCTGGGGGAATATTTTGACAAACAGCCATgggagcaggaagtgaagttGCACCTGCTCAGCGAAAATAAATTGGCGGTCAGGAGGGAGACACAAATCTATCAGGCGGAGTTGCACTGAGTGAGTGTAGATCACAGTATGGTGCAGCAATAACTCACGTCTGGGACTGCCGTTGTCAGAGGTGGCTGATCAAAGCCCATAGTTTACAACCCCCTGCCCCCTCCCCAAGAGTGGATAATTCTCTAAGTCATCATATTACAAAATTAATCATCCTGTTTCAAGCCATCAACAGCCAAAACTAAACATGGGGCGGAGAATTTACATTCCAGGATAATCGATGGATGTGCAATCCCAAGTAGCTGAGAACCTTAAATTCAGACCCCAGATGAGATCTGGAGCTGATctattagaaaaaaaacacttgtgaaaataaaacagctatTTGACACCTCAACAAGGTGGGAAAATACTACATTATTTAAAGTGTCTAAGCATCAGATgcgtattattattatcaaaacTATGAGCATATAGATTTAAAGCTGGTATTTATAATGCCAAAAACACATTGAATTTTACCTTCTGTGGGTTGGGTATATATATTGTGGGCATCTCAAAACCACATTTGTTGAGACCTGGACGGCGACACAGTTCCTGGACTATCTGCATCATCACCCTCTGCCGAAAGAAAGGCAAAAACATTCATACGTCTCCAGGTTTAAACGACAGGTTCATCATTTTTCAAGTCTATCCTCAAACAAGAGTCAGGTGTCACATTGACACGTTTTTCTTACCATAAtcattctgttcatactgactgttaGAAGATCTctttataatgcacttacaatgtaagtgataagggccaaaatccacaagcctcATCTGTACAAAAtcgtatttaaaagtttatcggAAGCTAATATGAGGGTTTAGCCATCCAAGatagtcaaatcaagtggatatctttcaatgttacagtctttttagtgtcaaagtccctctttttgttactatacttccaccacagctcaacagggaaacactgtcagaggaaacacaaagagggaatttaatgCTGAAAAGATATTTGTCATGTATCCATTTGAAATGACTAACTCagagcctcatataagcttcacaacaattttaaatgactgtgtggacacacatCACTTACATCAAAAgtacatttgaaggggatcttttaatagtcagtatggcTGTTCATATGGGTACctgtctgttgttttaagaacaacttcaaaaactgtgaacctgtcctttaactgAACTGGCTTGGCATAGTttccataaaaaataaataaataaacaaatgtttatAAATTAATTTACCTGCCGGTCTGTTTCCTTCCCAGCTTCATCAGCCTTGCTGAGGTAGAAGAACAGCTTGTCTCCGCACTTCTCACTCAGCTTCTCCACAATGTTGAGTGTACGTTTGCACAGCGCCTGACCCATCGGGTCAAAGAACACAAATATCAGGTCAGCCTGTTCTCCTGCAGACGAAAAGAATATTCGTTAGAGAAACACAAATGCTTCAGAGCATCATCCATCAGTACTGGAGTGACAACTTGTGAAGACGTACCCAACCAGGTGATGGCGCTGTTCACATCAAATGGGTAGATCATGTCCCCGTCCACCAAACCCGGCGTGTCCACAAATGTCACCAGGCTGAACTTCTTCTGCTTGGATGTGGAGATCTCAGCAGTCAGATAGTCTATAACACctgaaaaaatgcaaacactgtGTGTATACAGGTTCCTCATTCAGGGTGAGTTCATAGAAACAAAGATGATGAACTGAAAGCCCCTGCAGGAAACTGTCACCGCTAATAATTATATTATGTGCAACCAAAAGCCGCAGTGTGGTCAATAACTGGAAACCCATGGGAGGCCAATGACATTAAAGATCAAAGACAACTTTTTGTGCTCTCTGTGCATTTGCGATCAAACTGCAAACATGGAGGATCCAGATGATGAATAAATACACatgataaagataaaaaaagcaTCAATTCATTCTCTTGAGATAAACAACGACTGCAGCCCCGCCCTCACTCATAAAACCTCAATTCTGACACGTGAAAAGATCTGTTAGGTCAGTTTTCTCACCATCCCCTCTGCGGAGAGgtctgttgtcatggttacacaCAACAGCTCTTCAACTGGCAGCTTTAGCATGGGGCGTGGGACATAAAGCTAGCCAGTGAAGAACGACTGTGAGGCAACGCACTGTGAGGTTAAGATACGCccaaaaccccccccccaccaccacccgcCCGCCCCCCCTATCTTGACCAACCCCAGCTCTGAGCACCAGAACAGGATGACTATTGAGACATCCCGCCACCCTCCctctaaacacaaacacacacaggcttggGATGACACTGAGGCTATTTCATAGGAAGAGGCAGGTGTTAACGGCCAGCACAAATCACATCCTTGTGCTGCAGTGAGCGGAGCTGCTGCTGTGGCACATTAGCATTCCCTTATGTTTCTCTTACATCAGCATGGCCACAACATCAATACATCAGCCTCCTGAGTGTATTCCCTGACAATACCGAGCCATCCCTGTAATGCAAAATGTGACAAGATAATGTGGATCGCCTTGGAGTCAAgttacatatatgtatatatatgtatatgtatagatatatataaacatatactgTCTTCAGTTTAAAACATACATCTCTGTTTAagacaaaataacaacaacatttatGCAAGTCTGTTGTCGGTCTCTATCAAACAGCCCTTGATACAGACATACTGCTCCGTACGTAACTGAAGAAAGTCCTCGGAATTCCCTGAACGGTGAAAAGGAAACGAGACCGATACTCGCAGTACTCAGGTGCTAAGTTCCTCAAGTGACTGTAACTGAGAAGGCTTCACTGGACTAGGAAAAGGGCAAAGGCTGCAATAATGCTGCATCAACTAGGACTAAAAAAGAACTTGGTCAAACCAAATGCACTGGAAATATATCTGCAGGAAATGAGAATCGAGAACACAACTAAAAATCTTTGTTATCTGataatcatttatcatttatcgtCGCCAGTTAAAACCCATGCAGCATGTAGTCTAAACTCTTGACAACAGGTTGCTAGGATGAAGTCAAAAAGATAAGGTTAAACAATCTTTATGTAAGTCTAAAACAATATCACAGAAGTGTCTCTGAGCATATCCCAGAGGACACTAAACTGTATAATCAGCTGATGCTCCAACGTAAGGATATATGATGCTTTTCTGATGAGTCATCCTCAGTCGCTGTGACAGGTAAACAAATGCCTGATATTGTGTATTTCCAGAGGCAGCATTGaagttaaaatttaaaaaaaagaaaaaaaaagaaaggctgcTTGTATTCCAGAGCAGATCAGGTTTTGGTGTTTGCGAGGCTCAGGCCTGCAGAGTGaggctgttgctgctgctggagtCTGGGCTGTGCCGTCTCTAATGGCTGTGACATTTCCCGGCAGCTCCTCCTGACTCCACTGCACTGCTGTCGATGGGGCGTGTGACTCACGCCACACCGTGAGCGCTCCGGTCCGCACCCAGTGAACCCTCACTCTGTGCACGCTGTCAACGCACAGACATACATTActcacctcccctcctctcccctcccatCCCCTTTTCCTCCACACTACTGCTCCCACTCAAGACAGCAGGCACACCCAGACTCTCTGCACGACCACCTCACCATCCAGAGGCTCCAGACCACTGCTGACGCACAGATTAGCTGAGAGCAATTGTCTCAAAACAATATGCTGCTAATTAGATCCTTCTCTGTCTTCAGTGTGAGCGTAATATCAACTCATACATCTTTGAAACGAGCGGCAGAGACGTGACAGGAGGGGAGCAGCAGTCTGTTCTGATTTATAATGAAAAGGCAAACTTAATTCACGCAGGCTGTGACTCAGTGGTGAGCATTAGTCATCAAGTTGAAGCACCTAAACTCAACCTCAAATCAAAAAAAGGTGAGCATGACCTGTGATTTCCAGATACACATAAATGTTTCATTAGCATCATCGAAAATATTAACGTGAGCTCACAGGAAACAATCTGTGGCTGCAGCTCATCATTACATTAATCTCTTGTTCACTGTTCATAACAGTACTGTTTGATGCTATTATTCTCTCCTTTCACCCTCTGATGTTTTTCATAAGCAACAGCAGAaagaaatagaatagaaaaaaataaaactcatataaatgcatttttcttcTACATGCACCACAAAGCTGATGACATACAGTAAAAGTTAGTTTTTCAGCTGGATGATCAAAGTTAACAAGACTGCAGTGCTTTGCTTCAAATATTCACAATGCAAGATTCTCTATTATAAGGCAAAGGGATGCAAACCCATCAGATTATCCTCAAAAAGGAATACATAAACTACATTGTAAACCGTTTTAAAAATAGTTGTGTGATGTGTCACATCAGCAACTGCATGCACAAGATCTACACATTATGATTCATTTAGGAGCATAAAATTGATTTAAGTTAAGAAAAAGCACAGCTGAGAGGCCTGCAGTTCCTCTTGGCAGCAGTATCACTAAATTTCATAATAACCATGGCAAATAATCTAAACTGTGCATTCAGTAACCCATTATGAGTTTGTGATGCTGGAACAAGAGAAAAAATGCTTACCTTTGAACTCCAGGATTGGTCTAAAGTGAGGGTAGAGGTGTAGTGTTGCATTCCCCTGTGAAAAAGGAACAAAGACAATAATGAGACTGATATTAATCTGCAGTTCTACCTGAGCTCTCAACCCTCTATAACAGagtcctctctcttcttcttggTACTTCATGCTCAGTCTTAGTGCCAGATGCTGTGCTGCAGCTCAGTGTGCTCGCTTTAAGCTTTCTCTGTACATAGGAGATAATCCTTCTAGTCTGCAGTCCTGCACTGCAAATATAttattcatcttcatcacctttACCACGGCAGGATATGAacacagaggcagaggaggatgagagaacGCAGAGAGACAGGTGTCTCCTGAGCATGTCTATATGCTGCAAAgatgcctctctgtgtgtgtgtgtgtgtgtgtctatacaaCAAAGTCCTCATTGGAGCAGCATACAGAAAGATAAGTATTTTCCATACATGGGGTCATTGAACGTATCGCTTTATCAGCCTTTATGACTGGTTTCAGCTACAGTTCCCATTACTGAAGTTAAGTATttaaacacatgtggactgagTAGAGCCATCGAAATATGAAATACTGTTACAGTGAACAAGCACTGATGATATCTGAGggggaaaatatatatatatatatatacacacacatatatgaaatgcaatgaaatgcaataaaatggaGCAGCACAATGCTGACTATAAAAAAGGTTGTCATCATGGTTCTCTATTCAAGCATTATTCGGTACTTCAATTGTAAACCTCTCTTACCGTCAGTGATTCTCTTTTACGGCCACTTGTGATGAACGTGAACCCCTGCGTTTCAATGGCAACACCAGTTTTCTGTATGTGCTCTTCAGCGTACCTGAAATAACAGCATCgtaaaacacatcagaaactATTTGCAAAGGATCAAAAGAAACTGTGCTTCTTTTCAGTGGGGCTGCAActaaagtaaaatgtttttactaTCAATATATCTGCTAATTATTTCTTacaatgaatgaattatttatttaatctataaaatgtagaaaaagatgGGATAATGCTTAATAATTTTAGGGTAATAATGttggcattttttctttttaaa from Scomber japonicus isolate fScoJap1 chromosome 9, fScoJap1.pri, whole genome shotgun sequence includes the following:
- the si:dkey-98f17.5 gene encoding uncharacterized protein si:dkey-98f17.5; protein product: MSGRKPRSVANPLESAITTPSEKILKECHSLYVDSENGLVTIASSLGVRLLPPRKKIIVMIMGNHSAGKSSFINWYAEEHIQKTGVAIETQGFTFITSGRKRESLTGNATLHLYPHFRPILEFKGVIDYLTAEISTSKQKKFSLVTFVDTPGLVDGDMIYPFDVNSAITWLGEQADLIFVFFDPMGQALCKRTLNIVEKLSEKCGDKLFFYLSKADEAGKETDRQRVMMQIVQELCRRPGLNKCGFEMPTIYIPNPQKPSRCVNQIDKVCQTIEKTINQAVQKTLDQLEKDCDLICSTISSKLEQDRVDASYNKSVRLHSFMCGALGVFLPLLFILSFIVNTISKEQVEELLGEGLARMLLIFSGIVMYLWDWIPEDGQVVFVIFFGAFCYLLLFLAKYFAGRRNKTLTKKEKRTMSEYNDYIQDIVRTKKGKLYEWYLQQCAAEYDF